Genomic window (Achromobacter sp. B7):
CGCCCTTGGCGGTGCGAGTGATCAGGGTTTCGAAGATGTTGCGCGACACGGCGCGCTCGGAACCGTCCTGCGCGGTCTGCGGGTCCAGCGTTGACGGTTCGGTGCCCAGCGCCAACGTGATGTCGGCCGCCTGGGCCGCCGACATCACGGCCGTCGACAGCACGGACGCTGACAACACGGACGCTGACAGGGCCAGGGCCAAGCCCTGGTAGCGGTGACGGCTCATTGTGCACTCCGGATCAGAAAGACATGCGAGTGCGGGGCACGATGTCGCAGGTCGGTAAATTAGGAATCCGGAGTTTGCCGCTAGAAATCAGAACGTGCCGTTGTAATGATATGCCTGGGAAATCCTTGACGCGGTGGTGACTGCCGCTTCAAGTCATAAGGGTCAAGACGTCATCAAGGTCGCAAAATCATCGGGTTCGTCAGCGCACGCTTCTATGCTGCCGCCGGCGAAATGCGGGGCAATTCCCACGCGCGATGCGGCGCGGCCACGTCAAGGGTTGGGTTCGGGTTCGGGTCCAGGTTCTGGTCCAGGTTCGGAGCAGCCTCAACCTGCACCAGCGCCGTCTGCGCGCTGGACCCCTGCGTCAGTCGCGACGTGCCGATGTCGGCAGTCAGCGTATTCGGATTGCCGTGCCGGTCCAGATCGCCGTCCGGGTCGGACCACGCGCCGGTGGACATCTGCACCACGCCCGGCAGCATGCCGGCATCCAGCCGCACGCCGGCCAGGCAGGCGCCCCGCGCATTGAAGACACGCACGCGGTCGCCGTCGGCGATGCCCCGCGCGGCGGCGTCCTCCGGGTGCATCGAGATGGGCTCGCAGCCCTGGATCTTGCTTGACCGCGACAACGCGGCCGGGTCGAGCTGGCTGTGCAGGCGATGGCGCGGCTGGTTCGTCAGCAGATGCAGCGGCCACCTGTCGGCACCGGGCGCGCCCAGCCATTCCGATGGCGCCAGCCACACCGGATGCCCCGGGCAATCGGCGTAGCCAAAGCCCGCCACCACCTCGGAGGCCAGTTCGATCTTGCCGCTGGGCGTGCGCAGCGGATGCGCTTGCGCGTCGCGGCGAAAGTCCTCGAACAGTACGTACGGCGAGTCGGGCGCGGGCACCTCGGCGTAGCCGCGCGCCCAGAATTCATCGAAGGGCGGCAACGTCACGCCGCGCTCGGCGCAGCCCCCGCGCATGCCGTCGTACACGTGGCGGCACCAGCCCATTTCGTCGCGCCCGGCCGTGTAGGCCTCGTGAAAGCCCGCGCGCCGCGCCAGGTCCGCGAAGATGCCGAAGTCGTTACGCGCCTGCCCTTGCGGCGCCACCGCGCGGTGCATGGCGAACACGTAGGGATCGCGCGACGAGCCGCCCACGTCGCAGCGTTCCAGTGATGTCGTGGCGGGCAGCACGATGTCGGCGCGGCGCGCCAAGGGTGTCCACCACGATTCATGCACGATCACGGTATCGGGCTTGGTCCACGCCTGCCGCAAGCGGTTCTGGTCCTGATGGTGATGGAACGGGTTGCCGCCCGCCCAATAGATCAGCTTGATGTCCGGATACGTGTGGCGCGCGCCGTTGAAGTCATATGGCTGGCCGGGCGACAGCAGCATGTCGGCGATGCGCGCGGCGGGGATGGCCAACTGTGCCGGGTTCTTCGGCACCGGGACTTCGGGGCCGGGCACCCGCCGGCGCGGCTCGCCTATGCCGTTCAAGGACGCGTGGCCGAACGCAAAGCCCCCGCCCGGCAAACCGATCTGACCGGCCAACGCGGCCAGCCCGATCAAGGCCCAGTACGGCTGTTCGCCATGTTGCGCGCGTTGCAACGACCACGCCGCCGTCAACAGGCTGCGTTGCGCCACGATGGCGCGCGCCAGTGCGGTGATGGTGGGCGCCGGCACACCGCAGATGCCGGCCGCCCATTGCGCGTCCTTGGGCTGGCCGTCGGCCGCGCCCGTCAGGTAGTCGGCCCAGGTATCGGCGCCCACACAGTGGCTGGCCAGAAACGACGCGTCGTGCCGCCCTTCGGCCAGCAAGGCGTGCGCCATGGCCAGCATCAGCGCGGTGTCGGTGTTGGGCCGAATCGGGATCCACTCGGCGGCGATGCCGTCCGGCACATCGGCGCGCGTGGGGCTGAGCACCACCAGGCGGATGCCGGCCGCCTGCGCGCGGGCCAACCACGCCGGCAAGTTGTGCAGCCCCGCGCCGCCCGATGTCACCTGGCTGTTCTTGGTGGGGATGCCGCCAAAGGCCACGATGACGCGCGTGTTGGCCAGCACGCTGTCCCAGTCGGTAACGTCGCCGCTGACCGGGCTGAAGGTGCCGATGACGTGCGGCAACAGGAATTGCGCCGCGCCCCAGCTGTAGTTGCCGACCTGATCGACGCAACCGCCGCCTAGAAACAGGAACCGGCGGATCAAGCTGCGCGCGTGGTGGACGCGACCGGCCGACGACCAGCCATACGAGCCGCCAAAGATACCGCCGGGTCCGTGCTCCGCGCGGACGCGAGCCAGCTCCCCCGCCACCAGGTCCAGCGCGTGGTCCCATTCCACTTTCACATAATCGTCGCCTTCGCGCTCGCGGTTGCCCGCCAGCCAGCCCCGGCGCACCGCGGGCCGCTGCACGCGCAACGGCGAATGCTGCATTTCGGCGATGGAGTCCAGCATGGGCGACGGCGCGGCATCGGCATGAAAGGGCTCGCAGCCGACGACTCGCCCGTCTTTCACTACGGCGGTGAACGCGCCCCAGTGCGCAAGCGAGGGATAGCGGGAGTCAGTCATGGAAGGGGTAAGGGTCTGCGGTTCAAGGAGATTTTCGCGAAGCATAAACGATGAGCCCGCTAGTGGTTTTCCCTGAAAACGGGCAAATAGGCGGTCACCCGCATTCCCAAGCGCGTCTGGCTCCGGTACATTTCGTCCAGTGGCCTGACCACCGGACCATCAGGCAGCCGAACAGAGGCCGGCGCGTCCCACGCGGCCCCTGAAGCTGAAACGGAAGCCGAAGCCGAAGCCGAAGCCAAACCCGAAGCCGAAGCCCGTCAAATCGTTATCCAAGACACATCCGCCCCAGACCTATTACGCTCTACCCCCCGGAACCCACTTTCACGCCACGATGAATTCCCTTCAGGCCGTTGCCCCCACCCGCCTTTACCGCATGATTGCCGACCAGATCGCCGCGCGCATCAAGGCGGGCCACTTTCCCGTTGGCGGCCGCCTGCCGGCCGAGCGGGAATTGGCCGAGCAGCTGCAAGTGAGCCGGGCGTCGGTGCGCGAGGCGCTGATCGCCCTGGAAATCGAGGGCTATGTGGATGTGCGCGTGGGCACGGGCGTGTTCGTCTGCGCCCCGCGCGAAGACGGCCAATATCACGACGCGCGTGACGCGGCCACGCCACCGGCAACGGCCGCCGATAGTGCGGCGGGCAGCGCTGAAGCCACCGACATCGGTCCCTTCGACCTGTTGGAAACCCGCCTGCTGATCGAGCCGGAATGCGCGGCACTGGCCGCACAGAAAGCGTCGCCCGCACAGATTGCCGCCATCCGCGCCGCGCACGACGGCATGTCGCTGACCGAATCGCCCAGCGTGCACGACCGCGCCTTCCATAGCGCCATCGGCGCGGCGTGCGGCAACGCCGCGCTGGCCGCCGCCATTTCGCACATCTGGCACCTGAGCACTCTGAGCCCGGTGTTCCACCGTCTGGAAGAGCACTTCGTGACCACCAAGGTGTGGATCGAAGCGCAGAAAGAACACGAACGCATCCTCGCGGCCATCGTCGACCGCGATCCCATCCGCGCGCGCCACGCCATGCATGACCACCTGGTCGGCATCCTGGCGCGTCTGCGGGAAGATTTCGGCAACGTTGGGATTCGATGAGCCCATGACCTCATAACGCGCTAACCCGCCATGGCCTGACGCCCGGGCCTCTCCCCTTACCGACCGTGCAAGCACCGCCGGCGCAGATAGCGCCGCCCGCGGCAAGGGGATCGGCTTGTCCGTTGAAACGTGAATTCGCAGTCCCCGCAGCACCCGTCGTCCACACACATAAAAACAGTTCAAGGTGAAAAACATGCAGCTGACCCGTACCGTGAAGGTAATAAGCGCGGCGCTATTGGCGCTAGGCGCTCATGCCGCCCAGGCCAACAAGGCCGACAATTCCCTCAACATCGCGTTCGACGCGGCGCCCGCCACGCTGGACGCCTACAAGGAATCAGACCGCCCCGGCCTGGCGCTGGCGCGCATGGTGTTTTCGGGCCTGCTGCAAAAAAACCAGGACACGGGTGAATTCGGCCCCTCCATCGCCACCGGCTACAAGTTCGTGGACGACACCACGATCGACCTGCCGATTCGCCGCGACGTGAAATTTCACGACGGTTCGCTGTTGACCATCGACGACGTGCTGTACACGCTGAACCTGGTGTCGTCCGACACCTACAAGGCGCGCTTTCAGAACCAGGTGGCCTGGATTGCCCGCGCCGAAAAAGTCGGCGACGACACCGTGCGCATCAAGATGAAGACGCCCTACCCGCTGGCGCTGGAAATGCTGTCGGAAAACCTGCCGATCTATCCGCGCAAGTACTACGAGGCCAACCAGTCCGACATGGGCGCCAAGCCCATCGGCACCGGCCCCTACCGCCTGACCGACAGCCAGCCCGGCAGCCGCTACGTGTACGAACGCTTTGACGATTACTTCGGCGCCAAGCCCGCCGTGCAGAAACTGGTGGTGCGCGTGCTGCCGGACGCCAACACGCAGTACGCCGAGCTGCTGTCCGGCGGCCTGGACTGGATCTGGCGCGTGCCGCCCGACGTGGCCAAGCGCATGGAGAAAACGCCGTCGGTTGCCGTGAAAAGCAGCAGCATCATGCGCATCAGCTATATCTCGCTGAACCCGCGCTTTGACGACGGCAAATCGCCGCTGGCCAAGCAGGAAGTGCGCCAGGCCATCAACCACGCCATCGACCGCGAAGCCATCCGCAAGGCGCTGGTCGGCGGCGCGTCCAAGGTCATCAACGCCGCCTGCAACCCGGCGCAGTTCGGTTGCTCGGCCGATGTGCAGACCTACAAGTTCGACCCCGCCCGTGCCAAGCAATTGCTGGCCCAGGCCGGCTACCCCAACGGCATCACGCTGGACCTGGTGATCTCGGCCCCGCCGCGCAGCATCCTGGATGCGGCCGCCGCGCAAATGGCGCAGGCCGGCATCAAGGTGAACCTGGTGGAACAGCAATACGGCGCCGCCATGACCAACTGGCGCGACGGCAAGATCGCCATGCTGGCGTCCAACTGGGGCTCGTACGGCATTGCCGACGCGGCGCTGTCCACCAGCAACTTTTTCCGTGGCGGCCCGGACGACCAGGCGCGCAACCCGGACGTCATCAAGTACCTGGAAGCCGCCGACACGTCGGTCGACCGGGACCTGCGCGCGAAGAACTACGCCGCCGCGCAAAAGATCGTGGCCGACCAGGCGTACTGGGTGCCGCTGTGGAACCACTCGCTGAACGCCGTGCAGGCCAAGGACCTGAACTTCTCGGTGGATGGCGACGAGTTTCCGCGTTTCTACAAGGCCACCTGGAACTGATCCGGCGGCCATCGCGCCCAGGCGTTGTTCCAACCGTTGTGCCCGTCCGATCCAGGCGCTTGATGCGCCTGGGCGGAACGGCGCGCGCCGACGCAAGCCGCGGCATGTCGATGCTTGCCGATGCGCCGCCGCCAGCCGACGCTAGCTCTATAGGTTGACCCATGATTGCATTCCTGTTTCGCCGCTTGCTGGTCGCCGCCCTGCTGGTGGCGTTCGTATCGCTGATCAGCTTTTCGCTGGTGTTTGCGTCCGGCAACCCGGCCGCGCGCCTTGCCGGTGAAGGCAGCGCGGCCGACGCCGCCCGCCTGTCGCAACAGCACGGCTTTGGCGATCCCATCCTGGTGCAATACGGCCGCTGGCTGGCGGGCGTGGTGCGCGGTGATTTTGGCGACAGCCTGTACTTCAGCCGCCCCGTGGCCGAATTGCTGGGCCAGCATTTCCCCGCCACCGCCAAACTGGGCCTGGCCGCGATGGCCTTTGCCTTGCTGCTGGCGATACCGCTGGGCGTGCTGGCCGGCTTGCGCAAAGGCTCGCTGGTGGACCGCGCCACCATGCTGCTATCCGCCTGCGCACAGGCCATGCCGCCGTTCTGCCTGGCGTTTTTACTCATCATCGTGTTCAGCGTGCGCAACCAATGGCTGCCCGCCTCGGGCTTTGACACGTGGAAGCACTACGTGATGCCGGTGGTGGCGCTGGGCCTGTTCGCCATGCCCGCGATGCTGCGGCTGATGAAATCCGAAATGGAAACCGTGCTGGCCACCGACTACATCCGCACCGCGCGTGCGATGGGCCTGGGCGGCGCCAGCGTGGTGTTGAAGTACGCGCTGCGCAACGCGCTGCGGCCGCTGGTGTCCCTGGCGGCGGCGCAGATGGGCACTTTGCTGGCCGGCTCCGTCGTCATCGAAACCGTGTTCGCCATCAATGGCGCCGGGCTGCTGGCCTGGACGTCCATCCTGCGTGGCGACTTCCCCACGATGCAGGCACTGATCCTGATCTTTGCGCTGATCTACATCGTGCTGACCCTGCTTGCCGACCTGGTCAACGGTTGGCTGGACCCCCGCGTGCGAGCCGCCTGATGAATACCGCTATGACCGCTACCGCGACTTCCCTGCCCGCCGCCACGCGCGGCGACCGTCTGGCGCGCGCCGGCCGACTGCTTGGCCTGGCCGTGCTGGCCCTGCTGGTGCTGGCCGGCCTGATCGGCCCGTACCTGATCCCGCACGACCCCTATTCGCAAGACCTGCTGGCGCGTCTGCAAGAGCCCGTGTGGGCTGAGGGCGGTGACTGGAACCACATCCTGGGCACCGACCAGCTGGGCCGCGACGTGTTGGCGCGCGCGCTGTACGGCGTGCGGGTGTCGGCGCTGATCGGCTTGTCGGTCGCGCTGATGGGCGGGCTGATCGGCACCACCCTGGGGGTGGTCGCCGGCTACTTCGGCGGCGCCGTGGACCGCGCCGTGTCGTTTCTGATTACCGCCCGCCTGGCGCTGCCCATCATCCTGGTGGCGCTGGCGGTGGTGTCGGTGGTGGGCGCATCGCTGACCGTGGTGGTGCTGGTGCTGGGCCTGCTGCTGTGGGAACGCTACGCCCTGGTGGCGCGCACCATGGCCGCCGGCCTGCGCAACGCCGAATTCGTCACCGCGTCGCGGCTGCAAGGTTGCACGCCTCTACAAATCATCTGGCGCGACATTCTGCCGAACCTGGTGGGCAACCTGCTCATCATCGGCACGGTGGATGCGGCCATGGCCATCACGCTGGAAGCGTCGTTGTCATTCCTGGGGCTGGGCGTGCCCGCGCCGATGCCGTCGCTGGGCCTGATGATTGCCGAGGGCAAGGAAAACATGTTGTTCCAGCCGTCGCTGGTGGTCATCCCCAGCATCGTGCTGTTCGTGCTGGTGCTGTGCGTGAACCGCGCGGGCGAAACGCTGCGCGCCATCCAGATGAAAAAGGGCTGAGGCCATGACTGCGACGTCCCACCCCCTGCTGCGGGTTGAAAACCTGTATATCGACATCCATACCGCCACGCACACCAAGCACGTCGTACGCGCGGTGGACTTCACGCTGGAACGCGGCAAGACGCTGTGCATCGTCGGCGAATCGGGCTGCGGCAAATCGTTGACGGCGTTGGCGCTGCTGGACCTGCTGCCCGCCGCCGCGCGCCGCCGCATGACGCGCTTGGAGTTCGCCGGGCAAGACCTGTCCACGCTGACGCCGCGCCAGCTGGCCGAACTGCGCGGCGCGCGCATCGCCATGATCTTTCAGGATCCGATGACGTCGCTGAACCCGGTGTTTCAGATTGGCACGCAGCTGATCGACGTGATGCGCCGGCACAAGCGCGTCAGCCGCCGCCAGGCCGCCGAGCGCGCGCAATACCTGCTGCGCCGGGTCGGCATCACCAACCCGGAAGAACGCATGCGCCAGTATCCGTTTGAGCTGTCGGGCGGGCTGCGCCAGCGCGTGATGATCGCCATGGCGCTGATGTGCGGCCCGGAATTGCTGATTGCCGACGAGCCCACGACCGCGCTGGACGTTACCGTGCAGGCCGAATTGCTGGACCTGCTGCGCGACATCCAGGCCGAGTTCGGCCTGGGCATGGTGTTCATCTCGCATGACATGGGGCTGGTGGCGCGCATCGCCGACCACGTCATCGTCATGTATGCGGGCGACATCGTCGAAGGCGGCAGCGTGGCCGAGGTGCTGGCGGACCCGCGCCATCCCTACACCACCATGCTGTTGAACTGCATCCCTCAACCCGGCCGCACCGCGCCGCATACCGACCTGCCGACCATCGCCGGGGCCGTGCCGTCGCTGGACACCGCCATCCGGGGCTGCGCGTTTCGGGATCGTTGCCCGGTGGCCGAACCGCGTTGCGCGCAGCCGATCGCCCCGCGCGTGCAGGGCGAACACCGCTGCCTGTGCGTCAAACCCGGCGCGCTGCGCGCAGGAGCCCTGGCATGAATACTTCCATGAACAAGGCCACCGCCATGCCGTCGGCCACCCCGCCCACCAGCGCGCCCACCGCCCCGCCAAGCACCGCGCCCGGCAGCATCCGCCTGGACGCGCTGTCGTTCCAATACGGCCGCGCCAGCCTGTTCTCGCGCCGCCCCGCGCCGCGCATCCTGCATGACATCGACCTGCATGTACCCGCCGGCCAGACCATCGGCCTGGTCGGTGAATCCGGTAGCGGCAAGTCCACCATCGCCAAACTGATGCTGGGCCTGTTGGCGCCCACCCAAGGGCAGGCGTTGCTGGACGGAAAGCCGCTGACCGCCATGCCCGCCCGCGCCCGCGCACGCCGCATCCAGATGGTGTTCCAGGACCCCTATTCGTCGCTGAACCCGCGCCGCACCATCAACGAAATCCTGACCGCGCCGTTGCGCGTGCATGGCATCGGCAACGCCGCGTCGCAGGCGGCGGCCGTGCGCCGCATGATGGACGCCGTGGGGCTGGTGCCCGCGTTTGCCGGCCGCTACCCGCGTGAACTGTCGGGCGGCCAGCGCCAGCGCGTGGCGATTGCCCGCGCGCTGATGCTGGAACCCCAGCTGCTGATTTGCGATGAGCCCACTTCCGCGCTGGACGTTTCCGTGCAGGCGCAGATCCTGAACCTGCTGATGGAACTGCAACGCGAACGCGGCCTGGGCTATCTGTTCATCAGCCACAACCTGGCGGTGGTGCAGCACATTGCGGATGAGATCGTCGTGCTGCAAGGCGGCCGCGTGGTCGAGCGCGGCGCGGCGGACCAGGTTTACTTTGCACCCAAGCACCCGTACACCCGGCAACTGATCGGCGCGACGCTGGCCGTGCCCGAAGCGCGGGAGCTGGCGGCATGAACGCACACGCGACCACAGTGACGACCAGCCAGGTGATGACCAGCCCTGTCGTGACCAGCCCCGCGACAACGCCCCTGGCCGCCACACCCGGCAGCGCGCCGATGCCAGCCGCGCAACCGCCTGCCCCCGCCCCGCATTACCTGCTGGTCGGCAACGACGAGAAAGTCACCTGGGACGACGGCCGGATCCGCTTCCTGGCGCCCGGCCGCGACTCGCTCAGCATCTTCGACGCCGCCGCCAACCCCGCCGCGCCCGCCTTGGTGGCCACCCTGCCGCTACCCAATTCGCTGTTCGGTCCGCCCGTCAATCTGGCCGTCACGCCAGACCAGCGCCTGGCCTTGATCGCCGATTCCATGGCGTGGCCCGAACGCGCCGACAGCAAGGGCTGGCAGCCCACCCCGGGCCGTGACCTGTATGTGGTGGACCTGACCGCCACGCCGCCGGCCATCGTGCAGACGCTGCAAGTGGGCTTGCAACCGTCCGGCCTGTCGATCAACCGCGCGGGCACGATGGCCCTCGTCGCCAACAAGGCCGGCTGCTCGGTATCCGTGCTGACCATCCGCGATGGCCGCGTGGCCGTCTGCGGGGAAATCGACCTGGGCACGCCCGTGGTCGCCGTGTCGTTCTCGGCCGATGGCCGCCGCGCCTACGTCGTCAAAACCGATACGCACCGGCTGGCCGTGCTGCACGTCGACGACACCGGCCCCACGCCCCGCGTCACGCACGATCCGTCCGAAGACCTGACCACCGGGCTGGTGCCGTTCAACCTGGTCGTGTCGCCCGATGGCGCGCTGGCCTTGGTGGTGGACATGGGCAGCCCCACGGCGTCCGACGGCCATGCCGATTCCATCAGCGTGGTGGATTTGCAAAGCGATCCGCCACGCGTCGTCGACCGCATCATGGTGGAAGACGGCCCCGAAGGCATCGCCATCAGCCCCGATGGCCGCCACGCCGCCGTGGCCATTGTGCAGGGCTCCAACAACCCGTCGTCCGACTGGTTCCACCATCCACACGGCCAGATCGTGCTGTTGCACATCGACGGCCTGCGCGTCACCCGCGCGGGCGCCATCGATGTGGGCGCCTTGCCCGAAGGCATCGCCTTCAGCCCCGACAGCCGCTACCTGTATGTCGGCAATTTTCTGGACGCAACCTTGCAGGTGCTGGCCGTGGGAGACAACGGCCTGACCGATACCGGTACGTGTATCCCCCTGCCCGGCCACCCCGCATCCATGCGGGCGCAATCCTACTGAGCGGGGCCGCACCCCGCCGCCTGTTGAACCCACCACCCCTACTTCTCTCTTGCATCTGGAGTTACTTCATGACCCACGCTCCCCAAACGTTTCGCGCCCTGATCGGCGGCGCTCTGCTTGCCGTGGCCGGTTTTGCGCCGCTGTCCGCCCATGCCCTGGACATCAAGCTGGGCCACGTGCTGGCTCCCAGCCACAGCTGGAACAAGGCGGCCGAGGGTTTTGCCGCCGAGGTCAAGGAAAAGACCGCCGGCCGCGTCAACTTCGTGCTGTTCCCCAGCGGCCAGCTGGGCAACGAAAAGACCATGCTGGAAGGCTTGCAGATCGGTAGCCAGGGCGCCGCCATCATCGGCTCGGGTTCGTTGCAGCCGATTGAACCGAAGTTCGGCGTGGTGGAACTGCCGTACACGTGGTCGTCGTCGCAGCAAGCCTACAAGGCCTATGACGGCGAGCTGGGCGAGGCGTTGGCCAAGCTGGCCGACAAGAAGAACCTGACGATCATTTCGTGGTGGGAAAACGGCTTTCGCCACGTGACCAACAATCGCGGCCCCGTGAACAAGCCCGCCGACCTGACCGGCCTGAAAACCCGCGTCACGCCCGACAAGATGCGCCTGGACACCTTTACCGCGCTGGGCGCCAACCCGGCCCCGCTGGCCTTTGGCGAGCTGTACTCGGCGTTGCAGCAAAAGGTGTTCGACGCGCAAGAGAACCCCTTGTCCATCATCTACACGTCGTCGTTTTTTGAAGTGCAGAAGTACCTGTCGCTGACGGGTCACGTGTGGGGCCCGGCCAACCTGATCATTTCCAAGCCGGTCTGGAACCGCATTTCCGCCGATGACAAGAAGGTGGTGCAGGCCGCCGCCGACAAGTGGCGCGACGCCCAGCGCAAGATGATCACCGACGGCGACCAGCAGTTCGTGGCCCAGCTCAAAGAAAAAGGCATGCAGGTCAACGAGGTCGACAAGGCCGCCTTTGCCGCCGCCGTGCAGCCCGTGTGGAAGACCTACTCGGTCACCTACGGCCCCGAGCTGATGGCGATTGTGCAGAAGTACCGCGAGGCCCAGTAATGCTCAACCGACTGTCCGCCATCCTGTCGGGCATCAGCAAGGCCTTTGCCGCCCTGGCGGTGGCCTTGCTGGCGATCCTGATCTCTTACGTGGTGTTCTCGCGCTTTGTCACGCACACCACGCCGCACTGGGCCGAGGAATTGCCGCGCCTGGTGCTGGTGTGGTCGGCCTTCATCGGCGGCGTGGCGTGCAGCTACGAACGCTCTCACCTGATGGCCGGCCTGCTGCCTTTCGTGGTGCGCAGCCCGCGCGTGCTCAATGCCTTCGAGCGGCTGAACCAGCTGCTGGTCATCGTGGGCCTGGCGGCGCTGGGCTACGCGGGCTGGCAACTGGCCGAACTCACGGGCGACCAGACGCTGCCCGCGCTGGACGTGTCCGCCGGCACGGTCTACCTGGCGTTGCCGTTTGCGTGCGCGGTCACCATCGTCGTCCATCTGGCGCAGCTGTTCGCGCCCACCCCCGCCACGGCAAAGGAATAACAAGATGTCTTCGGGTGCTCTCTTCCTGATGGGCGTGTTTACGATCACCGTGTTGATCGACATGCCCATCGCGTTCGGCCTGGTGCTGTCGTGCCTGGCCTATCTGGCCGTGTATGACTCGGCGCCCATGATGGTGGCGGCGCAGCAGTACGTGGTGGGGCTGGA
Coding sequences:
- a CDS encoding DctP family TRAP transporter solute-binding subunit — protein: MTHAPQTFRALIGGALLAVAGFAPLSAHALDIKLGHVLAPSHSWNKAAEGFAAEVKEKTAGRVNFVLFPSGQLGNEKTMLEGLQIGSQGAAIIGSGSLQPIEPKFGVVELPYTWSSSQQAYKAYDGELGEALAKLADKKNLTIISWWENGFRHVTNNRGPVNKPADLTGLKTRVTPDKMRLDTFTALGANPAPLAFGELYSALQQKVFDAQENPLSIIYTSSFFEVQKYLSLTGHVWGPANLIISKPVWNRISADDKKVVQAAADKWRDAQRKMITDGDQQFVAQLKEKGMQVNEVDKAAFAAAVQPVWKTYSVTYGPELMAIVQKYREAQ
- a CDS encoding TRAP transporter small permease, which codes for MLNRLSAILSGISKAFAALAVALLAILISYVVFSRFVTHTTPHWAEELPRLVLVWSAFIGGVACSYERSHLMAGLLPFVVRSPRVLNAFERLNQLLVIVGLAALGYAGWQLAELTGDQTLPALDVSAGTVYLALPFACAVTIVVHLAQLFAPTPATAKE